GACtcatccagaaagactcacagctgtaaatcactgccaaaggtgattctacaaagtattgactcaggggtgtgaatacttatgtaaatgagatcttTCTGTATTAAAATTTTCTATACATTTGCATATATTTCTAGAAACAtgttttttcactttgtcgtttTGGGGTATAATGTGTGTAAAATGGGTGagaatctatttaatccattttgaattcaggctgtaacacaaccaaatgtggaataagtcaaggggtatgaatactttctgaaggcactgtagctgacaGATTCTGCCTGTTTTCATAGCTTTTGTTGTAAGAGAAACTTGGACACTTAATGATAGCGGATGGACACTTAATGATAGCGGATGGACACTTAATGATAGCGGATGGACGCTTAATGATAGCGGATGGACGCTTAATGATAGCGGATGGACGCTTAATGATAGCGGATGGACGCTTAATGATAGCGGATGGACGCTTAATGATAGCGGATGGACGCTTAATGATAGCGGATGGACACTTAATGATAGCGGATGGACACTTAATGATAGCGGATGGACACTTAATGATAGCGGATGGACGCTTAATGATAGCGGATGGACGCTTAATGATAGCGGATGGACGCTTAATGATAGCGGATGGACGCTTAATGATAGCGGATGGACGCTTAATGATAGCGGATGGACGCTTAATGATAGCGGATGGACGCTTAATGATAGCGGATGGACGCTTAATGATAGCGGATGGACGCTTAATGATAGCGGATGGACACTTAATGATAGCGGATGGACACTTAATGATAGCGGATGGACACTCTGATTCAACGATAATTTGACTTAGTTTTTAGTGTTGGAGAAACATGGAAACTGTAGTATAATGAAGGGTTGGGTTTGGGTGCTACTATATTTGATGAGACTGTAGTTTGATTGTTGTGCTATTTCTTTGTTTTACAGGAAGGCAAACGAAGGCTTGCTCATGTTGAGTGCAGAGGAAACGATGCCGATCTCCATACGGCAACTAGCCTATGGTATGTGGAGGAAGACCAAAAATTACCTCATGTGCATAACATTATGAATAGAAGCAGATGGAAGATATTAGCGATTATGAATAGAAGCAGATGGAAGATATTAGAGAATATGAATGGAAGCAGATGGAAGATATTAGAGAATATGAATGGAAGCAGATGGAAGATATTAGCGATTATGAATAGAAGCAGATGGAAGATATTAGAGAATATGAATGGAAGCAGATGGAAGATATTAGAGAATATGAATGGAAGCAGATGGAAGATATTAGAGAATATGAATGGAAGCAGATGGAAGATATTAGAGAATATGAATGGAAGCAGATGGAAGATATTAGAGAATATGAATGGAAGCAGATGGAAGATATTAGAGAATATGAATGGAAGCAGATGGAAGATATTAGAGAATATGAATGGAAGCAGATGGAAGATATTAGAGAATATGAATGGAAGCAGATGGAAGATATTAGAGAATATGAATGGAAGCAGATGGAAGATATTAGAGAATATGAATGGAAGCAGATGGAAGATATTAGAGAATATGAATGGAAGCAGATGGAAGATATTAGAGAATATGAATGGAAGCAGATGGAAGATATTAGAGATTATGAATAGAAGCAGATGGAAGATATTAGCTTTGAGGCAGAGTTTTGTGGCCCCTTTTCCTCTGTGGTAGCAGTTATCATGGTTCATATTACATTAAAACCCTCATAGCTGTTATTTTAGACCGTAGAGTACCATTACATCTTTCCctgttgttgtctgtctccccAGTGTCTgatagtgtctctgtctgttttccCCAGTGTCTGGGCTGGGGTTCGGCTTCATGAGTGGAGCGTTCTCAATGGTCAATATCCTGGCCGATTCTGTTGGCCCCGGCACCATTGGTATCCATGGAGACTCCCAACACTACTTCCTGTCCTCAGGTACTGTATGAGTCTGCCATGTTTTAAAATGTACTTAATAGCCTGATACCACACAGGAAGACATGTTTTAGTTCACTAACTTTCCTGACGGtagtcttttatttttatttatttttatattttaccctccttttctccccaatttcatgagaTCCAATTttcatcttgtctcatcgctgcaactccccaacaggctcgggagaggcgaaagtcgagtcacgtgtcctccgaaacatgacccaacAAACCGTGCTTCTTAATAcacgcccacttaacccggaagtcagccgcaccaatgtgtcggaggaaacgcagTTCTACTGACGAccaaagtcagcctgcaggtgcccgtCCAGCCACAAGGTGTCGCTAGAGTGCGGTGATCCAAGTAAAGCCCCACCGGCCACACTGCTCGCGCACCCCAACGAGCGGCTGCGTTGCCAAGGGCAAAAATTGAAGTCCTTTCTATtggtgacgcagatcgcgctgcaagtcctgcctctctcatctcattggtttatagaagcaggtacccacgtgccatctcctcattggtttatagaagcaggtacccacgtgccatctcctcattggtttatagaagcaggtacccacgtgccatctcctcattggtttatagaagcaggtacccacgtgccgtgccatctcattggttatacccacgtgggtgactgaaagactaatgaggtcggtggcggtaatgcacctaattttaCGAAAGTCTcaaatcgcaatataaagtccagAGAAGAAAAAACCTGGAagcaggagagatgactagaaacgattcgcttgacagttttatgtgtggattaattgtcagagtagaggaccttgtgcatttcaggtaaaataacaactcaatgtttatatcccaggacaaattagctagcaacagcaagctagctaaataggacaaattagctagcaagtgcaagccaGCTAGATAAATTGCCATGAATGTTTAATGCTTCTCGACCtctccccaaattaatgtaattggttcagagtttgttttgatattttaacatgCGTGTCTTGAACGCGTTTGGTGTGGAGGGACAAAATACagttatgcacgatggcgcacacgtacgacggtttgggttccgtgttagaccgctgcaccactaggGAGGCCTAGTAGTCATTTATCTGATTGACCTGAGGCTAACTCTGTCTCCTTATAGCCTTCATGACCATGGACATCATCCTgaggctaactctctctctgtctcccctacgGCCTTCATGACCATGGCCATCATCCTgaggctaactctctctctgtctcccctacgGCCTTCATGACCATGGCCGTCATCCTGAGGCTAACTCTGTCTCCCTACAGCCTTCATGACCATGGCCATCATCCTgaggctaactctctctctgtctcccctacaGCCTTCATGACCATGGCCATCATCCTgaggctaactctctctctgtctcccctacgGCCTTCATGACCATGGCCGTCATCCTGAGGCTAACTCTGTCTCCCTACAGCCTTCATGACCATGGCCATCATCCTgaggctaactctctctctgtctcccctacgGCCTTCATGACCATGGCCATCATCCTgaggctaactctctctctgtctccctatagCCTTCATGACCATCATCCTGAggctaactctcctctctgtctcccctacaGCCTTCATGACCATGGCCATCATCCTgaggctaactctctctctgtctcccctacaGCCTTCATGACCATGGCCATCATCCTGCTCCACATGTTCTGGGGTGTGGTGTTCTTTGATTCCTGTGAGAAACAACACTGGTGGTCTCTGGCTGTGGTCGTCATCAGCcacctcctcgtctcctgtctggtAAGTCAGAAAAGAGACAGAAAGGATGGCTGGATGGATAGATAGACCGATACAGTAGATCATTGTGTTCATGCTGTAGGTGGACTTGACTGATGGGTTGATGAATAAATACTCAGAAGTAaatgtgtgttgacagtagtctTACATCCTAGTACTTTTTCTTACTTAGGAACATCTTCATCCCCGTTgggacataatgtcacaaaggcTCCTCCACTGATTCCTGTCCTGTCCACAGCACTTCAAATGGGACAAAACATGTCCCCATAGTAACTCAGCCGTTGTTGTCATGTCTCTCCCCAGATGTTCTAGAACCCTCAGTATTTTCTTTCTCCCAGAGGTTCCTGAACCAGAACCTTCTGTAGGAATTTCCCCAGAGATCCAAAACTCATCAGTCTTTGTTATTTCTCTCCCCAGACGTTCTAGAACCctcagtattttttttttctcccagagGTTCCTGAACCAGAACCTTCTGTAGGAATTTCCCCGGAGATCCAAAACTCATCAGTCTTTGTTATTTCTCTCCTAGACATTCCAGAACCCTCAGTACGTGGGCAGCCTGGTTCCTACCTACATCATCGTGTTCCTCGTGGGTCTCTGGGCGTTCTTCTGCTCCGGGGGATCTCTCCGGAACCTTAAACTCTGCCTTACCTGCAAAGACAAGGACTTCCTGTTGGCCAACCACCGGCCCAGATAACAGAACACcactaaagacacacacacaca
The genomic region above belongs to Oncorhynchus mykiss isolate Arlee chromosome 6, USDA_OmykA_1.1, whole genome shotgun sequence and contains:
- the LOC118964982 gene encoding gamma-secretase subunit Aph-1b → MTASVFFGCTFIAFGPAIALFLFTIARDPLRVIFLIAGAFFWLCSLLLSSLVWFITVQISNKESSSQQKGLLIFGVVLSVLLQETFRFGYYKLLKKANEGLLMLSAEETMPISIRQLAYVSGLGFGFMSGAFSMVNILADSVGPGTIGIHGDSQHYFLSSAFMTMAIILLHMFWGVVFFDSCEKQHWWSLAVVVISHLLVSCLTFQNPQYVGSLVPTYIIVFLVGLWAFFCSGGSLRNLKLCLTCKDKDFLLANHRPR